A region from the Branchiostoma floridae strain S238N-H82 chromosome 9, Bfl_VNyyK, whole genome shotgun sequence genome encodes:
- the LOC118423548 gene encoding runt-related transcription factor 1-like isoform X1, with the protein MLNKLVAHREITAATEAGDTQTSTHQSSDSPRPSAPVAASLVTATTPTHPLTDMLIPTPSTLDSRRFSPFADPGKMGDPHRKVHPHFKGDRGLVDALADHPGELVRTDSPNFVCSVLPSHWRCNKTLPVPFKVVALGDIPDGTLVTVMAGNDENYSAELRNNQAVMKNQVARFNDLRFVGRSGRGKSFTLTITVFTSPPQVATYHRAIKVTVDGPREPRTRFHTGSCPYTDLGMALIGHRQKLEEQKHALSFSERLSELGLERLRHSHIAQPLPPAIRTPLIEAPPGHHPPPSAYTPGNPQIQATQDGASRSPPSSWPYQPYQPFMGAPMPPPAMPPQTTAAATIERISPEMAGRLPTTMPEVISQRFPGDIPLRFPADSQFSYPDLRFSDPRLSDPRLLYPAAGATGFTAYSSGPTTTMSMLPTSLTSPRYLPMSPPGFPSLTSAPGGFVTSPNSPPRQLGNYSPGSPPYGIYHHLYGGSYQYPILPGGSGTPQGPREPSILAATSNSQTQKPQLLPAQEKEASSQPGNGNHGNRQQDEQMDTQPGGSPEKRETVWRPY; encoded by the exons ATGCTGAACAAACTCGTTGCGCATCGTGAAATAACCGCAGCGACGGAAGCGGGCGACACTCAGACCAGTACGCACCAGAGCAGCGACAGCCCGCGCCCTTCCGCGCCTGTGGCCGCAAGCCTTGTAACCGCGACTACTCCGACTCACCCGCTTACTGACATGCTGATTCCCACCCCTTCCACCCTAGACTCCAGGCGGTTCTCGCCGTTCGCGGACCCCGGGAAGATGGGAGACCCACACCGCAAGGTGCACCCCCACTTCAAGGGAGACCGAGGCCTGGTGGACGCCTTGGCGGACCACCCTGGCGAACTAGTCCGTACAGACAGCCCCAACTTCGTCTGCTCCGTCCTACCGTCACACTGGCGCTGCAACAAAACGCTCCCCGTGCCTTTCAAGGTGGTGGCACTGGGGGACATCCCGGACGGGACACTTGTCACCGTCATGGCAGGGAACGACGAGAATTACTCGGCGGAGCTGAGGAACAACCAGGCCGTCATGAAGAACCAGGTGGCCCGATTCAACGACCTACGCTTCGTGGGACGCTCTGGACGAG GAAAGAGCTTCACTCTGACGATTACCGTGTTTACCAGCCCACCGCAAGTTGCCACCTACCACCGCGCCATAAAAGTCACTGTCGACGGGCCGCGAGAGCCAAGAA CCCGCTTCCATACTGGTAGCTGCCCGTATACCGACCTAGGCATGGCCTTAATAG GACACCGACAGAAGCTAGAAGAACAGAAGCATGCGCTGTCTTTCTCCGAACGTCTGAGCGAGCTTGGTCTGGAGCGACTCCGACACAGCCACATCGCCCAGCCCCTGCCTCCTGCCATCCGCACTCCGCTCATAGAGGCGCCGCCCGGGCACCATCCTCCGCCTTCAGCCTACACGCCCGGAAACCCTCAGATTCAAGCCACACAAG ATGGAGCATCCCGGTCGCCTCCGTCGTCCTGGCCGTACCAGCCGTATCAACCCTTCATGGGCGCTCCCATGCCCCCTCCCGCCATGCCACCTCAGACGACGGCAGCGGCGACTATCGAGCGGATTTCTCCCGAGATGGCGGGCCGCCTCCCGACGACCATGCCCGAGGTCATATCCCAGAGGTTTCCCGGCGACATTCCGCTCCGCTTCCCAGCCGATTCGCAGTTCTCGTACCCGGACCTGCGGTTTTCCGACCCGAGACTCTCGGACCCCAGACTTCTGTACCCCGCGGCTGGAGCGACCGGGTTCACGGCCTACAGCAGTGGTCCCACCACCACCATGTCCATGCTCCCCACTAGTCTCACCAGCCCCCGGTACCTCCCCATGTCCCCCCCGGGGTTCCCCTCTCTCACAAGTGCCCCGGGCGGATTCGTCACCAGCCCAAACTCCCCTCCCCGGCAGCTTGGGAACTACTCCCCTGGCTCCCCTCCCTACGGCATCTACCACCACCTCTACGGTGGGTCGTACCAATACCCCATTCTCCCGGGGGGCAGCGGAACGCCACAGGGGCCAAGGGAACCCAGCATTCTCGCTGCCACGTCCAACTCTCAGACTCAAAAACCGCAGTTGTTGCCAGCACAGGAAAAGGAAGCGAGCAGCCAACCTGGCAAcggtaaccatggaaacagaCAGCAAGATGAGCAAATGGACACCCAGCCAGGGGGGTCACCAGAAAAGCGAGAGACAGTCTGGCGCCCGTACTAA
- the LOC118423548 gene encoding runt-related transcription factor 1-like isoform X2 codes for MLNKLVAHREITAATEAGDTQTSTHQSSDSPRPSAPVAASLVTATTPTHPLTDMLIPTPSTLDSRRFSPFADPGKMGDPHRKVHPHFKGDRGLVDALADHPGELVRTDSPNFVCSVLPSHWRCNKTLPVPFKVVALGDIPDGTLVTVMAGNDENYSAELRNNQAVMKNQVARFNDLRFVGRSGRGKSFTLTITVFTSPPQVATYHRAIKVTVDGPREPRRHRQKLEEQKHALSFSERLSELGLERLRHSHIAQPLPPAIRTPLIEAPPGHHPPPSAYTPGNPQIQATQDGASRSPPSSWPYQPYQPFMGAPMPPPAMPPQTTAAATIERISPEMAGRLPTTMPEVISQRFPGDIPLRFPADSQFSYPDLRFSDPRLSDPRLLYPAAGATGFTAYSSGPTTTMSMLPTSLTSPRYLPMSPPGFPSLTSAPGGFVTSPNSPPRQLGNYSPGSPPYGIYHHLYGGSYQYPILPGGSGTPQGPREPSILAATSNSQTQKPQLLPAQEKEASSQPGNGNHGNRQQDEQMDTQPGGSPEKRETVWRPY; via the exons ATGCTGAACAAACTCGTTGCGCATCGTGAAATAACCGCAGCGACGGAAGCGGGCGACACTCAGACCAGTACGCACCAGAGCAGCGACAGCCCGCGCCCTTCCGCGCCTGTGGCCGCAAGCCTTGTAACCGCGACTACTCCGACTCACCCGCTTACTGACATGCTGATTCCCACCCCTTCCACCCTAGACTCCAGGCGGTTCTCGCCGTTCGCGGACCCCGGGAAGATGGGAGACCCACACCGCAAGGTGCACCCCCACTTCAAGGGAGACCGAGGCCTGGTGGACGCCTTGGCGGACCACCCTGGCGAACTAGTCCGTACAGACAGCCCCAACTTCGTCTGCTCCGTCCTACCGTCACACTGGCGCTGCAACAAAACGCTCCCCGTGCCTTTCAAGGTGGTGGCACTGGGGGACATCCCGGACGGGACACTTGTCACCGTCATGGCAGGGAACGACGAGAATTACTCGGCGGAGCTGAGGAACAACCAGGCCGTCATGAAGAACCAGGTGGCCCGATTCAACGACCTACGCTTCGTGGGACGCTCTGGACGAG GAAAGAGCTTCACTCTGACGATTACCGTGTTTACCAGCCCACCGCAAGTTGCCACCTACCACCGCGCCATAAAAGTCACTGTCGACGGGCCGCGAGAGCCAAGAA GACACCGACAGAAGCTAGAAGAACAGAAGCATGCGCTGTCTTTCTCCGAACGTCTGAGCGAGCTTGGTCTGGAGCGACTCCGACACAGCCACATCGCCCAGCCCCTGCCTCCTGCCATCCGCACTCCGCTCATAGAGGCGCCGCCCGGGCACCATCCTCCGCCTTCAGCCTACACGCCCGGAAACCCTCAGATTCAAGCCACACAAG ATGGAGCATCCCGGTCGCCTCCGTCGTCCTGGCCGTACCAGCCGTATCAACCCTTCATGGGCGCTCCCATGCCCCCTCCCGCCATGCCACCTCAGACGACGGCAGCGGCGACTATCGAGCGGATTTCTCCCGAGATGGCGGGCCGCCTCCCGACGACCATGCCCGAGGTCATATCCCAGAGGTTTCCCGGCGACATTCCGCTCCGCTTCCCAGCCGATTCGCAGTTCTCGTACCCGGACCTGCGGTTTTCCGACCCGAGACTCTCGGACCCCAGACTTCTGTACCCCGCGGCTGGAGCGACCGGGTTCACGGCCTACAGCAGTGGTCCCACCACCACCATGTCCATGCTCCCCACTAGTCTCACCAGCCCCCGGTACCTCCCCATGTCCCCCCCGGGGTTCCCCTCTCTCACAAGTGCCCCGGGCGGATTCGTCACCAGCCCAAACTCCCCTCCCCGGCAGCTTGGGAACTACTCCCCTGGCTCCCCTCCCTACGGCATCTACCACCACCTCTACGGTGGGTCGTACCAATACCCCATTCTCCCGGGGGGCAGCGGAACGCCACAGGGGCCAAGGGAACCCAGCATTCTCGCTGCCACGTCCAACTCTCAGACTCAAAAACCGCAGTTGTTGCCAGCACAGGAAAAGGAAGCGAGCAGCCAACCTGGCAAcggtaaccatggaaacagaCAGCAAGATGAGCAAATGGACACCCAGCCAGGGGGGTCACCAGAAAAGCGAGAGACAGTCTGGCGCCCGTACTAA
- the LOC118423548 gene encoding runt-related transcription factor 1-like isoform X3, whose product MLEVYRWQAFDLDPFRNSRRFSPFADPGKMGDPHRKVHPHFKGDRGLVDALADHPGELVRTDSPNFVCSVLPSHWRCNKTLPVPFKVVALGDIPDGTLVTVMAGNDENYSAELRNNQAVMKNQVARFNDLRFVGRSGRGKSFTLTITVFTSPPQVATYHRAIKVTVDGPREPRTRFHTGSCPYTDLGMALIGHRQKLEEQKHALSFSERLSELGLERLRHSHIAQPLPPAIRTPLIEAPPGHHPPPSAYTPGNPQIQATQDGASRSPPSSWPYQPYQPFMGAPMPPPAMPPQTTAAATIERISPEMAGRLPTTMPEVISQRFPGDIPLRFPADSQFSYPDLRFSDPRLSDPRLLYPAAGATGFTAYSSGPTTTMSMLPTSLTSPRYLPMSPPGFPSLTSAPGGFVTSPNSPPRQLGNYSPGSPPYGIYHHLYGGSYQYPILPGGSGTPQGPREPSILAATSNSQTQKPQLLPAQEKEASSQPGNGNHGNRQQDEQMDTQPGGSPEKRETVWRPY is encoded by the exons ATGTTGGAGGTGTACCGTTGGCAGGCCTTTGACTTGGATCCCTTTCGTA ACTCCAGGCGGTTCTCGCCGTTCGCGGACCCCGGGAAGATGGGAGACCCACACCGCAAGGTGCACCCCCACTTCAAGGGAGACCGAGGCCTGGTGGACGCCTTGGCGGACCACCCTGGCGAACTAGTCCGTACAGACAGCCCCAACTTCGTCTGCTCCGTCCTACCGTCACACTGGCGCTGCAACAAAACGCTCCCCGTGCCTTTCAAGGTGGTGGCACTGGGGGACATCCCGGACGGGACACTTGTCACCGTCATGGCAGGGAACGACGAGAATTACTCGGCGGAGCTGAGGAACAACCAGGCCGTCATGAAGAACCAGGTGGCCCGATTCAACGACCTACGCTTCGTGGGACGCTCTGGACGAG GAAAGAGCTTCACTCTGACGATTACCGTGTTTACCAGCCCACCGCAAGTTGCCACCTACCACCGCGCCATAAAAGTCACTGTCGACGGGCCGCGAGAGCCAAGAA CCCGCTTCCATACTGGTAGCTGCCCGTATACCGACCTAGGCATGGCCTTAATAG GACACCGACAGAAGCTAGAAGAACAGAAGCATGCGCTGTCTTTCTCCGAACGTCTGAGCGAGCTTGGTCTGGAGCGACTCCGACACAGCCACATCGCCCAGCCCCTGCCTCCTGCCATCCGCACTCCGCTCATAGAGGCGCCGCCCGGGCACCATCCTCCGCCTTCAGCCTACACGCCCGGAAACCCTCAGATTCAAGCCACACAAG ATGGAGCATCCCGGTCGCCTCCGTCGTCCTGGCCGTACCAGCCGTATCAACCCTTCATGGGCGCTCCCATGCCCCCTCCCGCCATGCCACCTCAGACGACGGCAGCGGCGACTATCGAGCGGATTTCTCCCGAGATGGCGGGCCGCCTCCCGACGACCATGCCCGAGGTCATATCCCAGAGGTTTCCCGGCGACATTCCGCTCCGCTTCCCAGCCGATTCGCAGTTCTCGTACCCGGACCTGCGGTTTTCCGACCCGAGACTCTCGGACCCCAGACTTCTGTACCCCGCGGCTGGAGCGACCGGGTTCACGGCCTACAGCAGTGGTCCCACCACCACCATGTCCATGCTCCCCACTAGTCTCACCAGCCCCCGGTACCTCCCCATGTCCCCCCCGGGGTTCCCCTCTCTCACAAGTGCCCCGGGCGGATTCGTCACCAGCCCAAACTCCCCTCCCCGGCAGCTTGGGAACTACTCCCCTGGCTCCCCTCCCTACGGCATCTACCACCACCTCTACGGTGGGTCGTACCAATACCCCATTCTCCCGGGGGGCAGCGGAACGCCACAGGGGCCAAGGGAACCCAGCATTCTCGCTGCCACGTCCAACTCTCAGACTCAAAAACCGCAGTTGTTGCCAGCACAGGAAAAGGAAGCGAGCAGCCAACCTGGCAAcggtaaccatggaaacagaCAGCAAGATGAGCAAATGGACACCCAGCCAGGGGGGTCACCAGAAAAGCGAGAGACAGTCTGGCGCCCGTACTAA
- the LOC118423548 gene encoding runt-related transcription factor 1-like isoform X4: MTRLVSQGQADSRRFSPFADPGKMGDPHRKVHPHFKGDRGLVDALADHPGELVRTDSPNFVCSVLPSHWRCNKTLPVPFKVVALGDIPDGTLVTVMAGNDENYSAELRNNQAVMKNQVARFNDLRFVGRSGRGKSFTLTITVFTSPPQVATYHRAIKVTVDGPREPRTRFHTGSCPYTDLGMALIGHRQKLEEQKHALSFSERLSELGLERLRHSHIAQPLPPAIRTPLIEAPPGHHPPPSAYTPGNPQIQATQDGASRSPPSSWPYQPYQPFMGAPMPPPAMPPQTTAAATIERISPEMAGRLPTTMPEVISQRFPGDIPLRFPADSQFSYPDLRFSDPRLSDPRLLYPAAGATGFTAYSSGPTTTMSMLPTSLTSPRYLPMSPPGFPSLTSAPGGFVTSPNSPPRQLGNYSPGSPPYGIYHHLYGGSYQYPILPGGSGTPQGPREPSILAATSNSQTQKPQLLPAQEKEASSQPGNGNHGNRQQDEQMDTQPGGSPEKRETVWRPY; the protein is encoded by the exons ATGACAAGATTGGTGTCACAAGGACAGGCCG ACTCCAGGCGGTTCTCGCCGTTCGCGGACCCCGGGAAGATGGGAGACCCACACCGCAAGGTGCACCCCCACTTCAAGGGAGACCGAGGCCTGGTGGACGCCTTGGCGGACCACCCTGGCGAACTAGTCCGTACAGACAGCCCCAACTTCGTCTGCTCCGTCCTACCGTCACACTGGCGCTGCAACAAAACGCTCCCCGTGCCTTTCAAGGTGGTGGCACTGGGGGACATCCCGGACGGGACACTTGTCACCGTCATGGCAGGGAACGACGAGAATTACTCGGCGGAGCTGAGGAACAACCAGGCCGTCATGAAGAACCAGGTGGCCCGATTCAACGACCTACGCTTCGTGGGACGCTCTGGACGAG GAAAGAGCTTCACTCTGACGATTACCGTGTTTACCAGCCCACCGCAAGTTGCCACCTACCACCGCGCCATAAAAGTCACTGTCGACGGGCCGCGAGAGCCAAGAA CCCGCTTCCATACTGGTAGCTGCCCGTATACCGACCTAGGCATGGCCTTAATAG GACACCGACAGAAGCTAGAAGAACAGAAGCATGCGCTGTCTTTCTCCGAACGTCTGAGCGAGCTTGGTCTGGAGCGACTCCGACACAGCCACATCGCCCAGCCCCTGCCTCCTGCCATCCGCACTCCGCTCATAGAGGCGCCGCCCGGGCACCATCCTCCGCCTTCAGCCTACACGCCCGGAAACCCTCAGATTCAAGCCACACAAG ATGGAGCATCCCGGTCGCCTCCGTCGTCCTGGCCGTACCAGCCGTATCAACCCTTCATGGGCGCTCCCATGCCCCCTCCCGCCATGCCACCTCAGACGACGGCAGCGGCGACTATCGAGCGGATTTCTCCCGAGATGGCGGGCCGCCTCCCGACGACCATGCCCGAGGTCATATCCCAGAGGTTTCCCGGCGACATTCCGCTCCGCTTCCCAGCCGATTCGCAGTTCTCGTACCCGGACCTGCGGTTTTCCGACCCGAGACTCTCGGACCCCAGACTTCTGTACCCCGCGGCTGGAGCGACCGGGTTCACGGCCTACAGCAGTGGTCCCACCACCACCATGTCCATGCTCCCCACTAGTCTCACCAGCCCCCGGTACCTCCCCATGTCCCCCCCGGGGTTCCCCTCTCTCACAAGTGCCCCGGGCGGATTCGTCACCAGCCCAAACTCCCCTCCCCGGCAGCTTGGGAACTACTCCCCTGGCTCCCCTCCCTACGGCATCTACCACCACCTCTACGGTGGGTCGTACCAATACCCCATTCTCCCGGGGGGCAGCGGAACGCCACAGGGGCCAAGGGAACCCAGCATTCTCGCTGCCACGTCCAACTCTCAGACTCAAAAACCGCAGTTGTTGCCAGCACAGGAAAAGGAAGCGAGCAGCCAACCTGGCAAcggtaaccatggaaacagaCAGCAAGATGAGCAAATGGACACCCAGCCAGGGGGGTCACCAGAAAAGCGAGAGACAGTCTGGCGCCCGTACTAA